A single Macaca mulatta isolate MMU2019108-1 chromosome 11, T2T-MMU8v2.0, whole genome shotgun sequence DNA region contains:
- the FAM222A gene encoding protein FAM222A produces MLACLQRTQNPPGQHLARPSKSLELRKCEAVASAMHSSRYPSPAELDAYAEKVANSPLSIKIFPTNIRVPQHKHLSRTVNGYDTSGQRYSPYPQHTTGYQGLLAIVKAAVSSSSTAAPAGPAKSVLKSAEGKRTKLSPAAVQVGIAPYPAPSTLGPLAYPKPPEAPAPPPGLPAAATAASVIPLPGRGLPLPPSNLPSIHSLLYQLNQQCQAPGAAPPACQGVAVPHPSPAKHGPVPSFPSMAYSAAAGLPDCRKGTELGQGATQALTLAGATKPAGYADSGLDYLLWPQKPPPPPPQPLRAYSGSTVASKSPEACGGRAYERASGSPLNCGVGLPTSFTVGQYFAAPWNSVLVTPTSDCYNPAAAVAVTELGPGAARELAGPPADALSGLPSKSVCNTSVLSSSLQSLEYLINDIRPPCIKEQMLGKGYETVAVPRLLDHQHAHIRLPVYR; encoded by the coding sequence GCGAGGCGGTGGCCAGCGCCATGCATTCCTCCCGCTACCCAAGCCCGGCAGAACTGGACGCCTATGCCGAGAAGGTGGCCAACAGCCCGCTGTCCATCAAGATCTTCCCCACCAACATCCGTGTGCCCCAGCACAAGCACCTCAGCCGCACAGTCAATGGCTATGACACCAGTGGCCAGCGCTACAGCCCCTACCCACAGCACACCACTGGCTACCAGGGCCTTCTGGCCATTGTCAAGGCCGCGGTTTCCTCCTCCAGCACGGCCGCACCAGCTGGGCCCGCCAAAAGTGTGCTCAAGAGCGCCGAGGGCAAGCGGACCAAGCTGTCACCGGCCGCCGTGCAGGTGGGCATTGCGCCCTACCCAGCGCCCAGCACTCTGGGGCCCTTGGCCTACCCCAAGCCACCTGAGGCGCCTGCTCCACCACCCGGCCTGCCTGCAGCCGCCACTGCCGCCTCCGTCATCcccctgccaggccggggcctgCCCCTGCCACCTTCCAACCTGCCCTCCATCCACAGCCTCCTCTACCAGCTCAACCAGCAGTGCCAGGCCCCGGGCGCCGCACCCCCTGCCTGCCAGGGCGTGGCTGTTCCCCATCCCAGCCCTGCCAAGCACGGCCCAGTGCCCAGCTTCCCGAGCATGGCCTACTCGGCCGCAGCCGGTCTGCCCGACTGCCGGAAAGGCACTGAGCTGGGCCAGGGAGCCACCCAAGCCTTGACGTTGGCTGGGGCCACCAAGCCTGCAGGGTACGCAGACAGCGGCCTGGATTACCTGCTGTGGCCGCAGaaaccacccccaccaccaccccagccaCTGCGTGCCTACAGTGGGAGCACGGTGGCCAGCAAGTCCCCCGAGGCTTGTGGGGGCCGGGCATATGAGCGGGCCAGCGGGTCACCCCTCAACTGTGGCGTGGGGCTGCCCACCAGCTTCACCGTGGGCCAGTACTTTGCAGCCCCCTGGAACAGTGTGCTGGTGACCCCCACCAGCGACTGCTACAACCCGGCGGCGGCAGTGGCAGTCACGGAGCTGGGGCCGGGGGCAGCCCGGGAGCTGGCTGGGCCTCCCGCAGATGCCCTCTCGGGCCTGCCCAGCAAGAGTGTGTGCAACACATCGGTGCTGAGCAGCAGCCTGCAGTCGCTGGAGTATCTCATCAATGACATCCGGCCACCCTGCATCAAGGAGCAGATGCTGGGCAAGGGCTATGAGACGGTGGCTGTGCCCCGGCTACTCGACCACCAGCATGCCCACATCCGCCTACCCGTCTACAGATAA
- the FAM222A gene encoding protein FAM222A isoform X2 yields the protein MPFTPEDVHPPWPCRKVGEAVASAMHSSRYPSPAELDAYAEKVANSPLSIKIFPTNIRVPQHKHLSRTVNGYDTSGQRYSPYPQHTTGYQGLLAIVKAAVSSSSTAAPAGPAKSVLKSAEGKRTKLSPAAVQVGIAPYPAPSTLGPLAYPKPPEAPAPPPGLPAAATAASVIPLPGRGLPLPPSNLPSIHSLLYQLNQQCQAPGAAPPACQGVAVPHPSPAKHGPVPSFPSMAYSAAAGLPDCRKGTELGQGATQALTLAGATKPAGYADSGLDYLLWPQKPPPPPPQPLRAYSGSTVASKSPEACGGRAYERASGSPLNCGVGLPTSFTVGQYFAAPWNSVLVTPTSDCYNPAAAVAVTELGPGAARELAGPPADALSGLPSKSVCNTSVLSSSLQSLEYLINDIRPPCIKEQMLGKGYETVAVPRLLDHQHAHIRLPVYR from the coding sequence GCGAGGCGGTGGCCAGCGCCATGCATTCCTCCCGCTACCCAAGCCCGGCAGAACTGGACGCCTATGCCGAGAAGGTGGCCAACAGCCCGCTGTCCATCAAGATCTTCCCCACCAACATCCGTGTGCCCCAGCACAAGCACCTCAGCCGCACAGTCAATGGCTATGACACCAGTGGCCAGCGCTACAGCCCCTACCCACAGCACACCACTGGCTACCAGGGCCTTCTGGCCATTGTCAAGGCCGCGGTTTCCTCCTCCAGCACGGCCGCACCAGCTGGGCCCGCCAAAAGTGTGCTCAAGAGCGCCGAGGGCAAGCGGACCAAGCTGTCACCGGCCGCCGTGCAGGTGGGCATTGCGCCCTACCCAGCGCCCAGCACTCTGGGGCCCTTGGCCTACCCCAAGCCACCTGAGGCGCCTGCTCCACCACCCGGCCTGCCTGCAGCCGCCACTGCCGCCTCCGTCATCcccctgccaggccggggcctgCCCCTGCCACCTTCCAACCTGCCCTCCATCCACAGCCTCCTCTACCAGCTCAACCAGCAGTGCCAGGCCCCGGGCGCCGCACCCCCTGCCTGCCAGGGCGTGGCTGTTCCCCATCCCAGCCCTGCCAAGCACGGCCCAGTGCCCAGCTTCCCGAGCATGGCCTACTCGGCCGCAGCCGGTCTGCCCGACTGCCGGAAAGGCACTGAGCTGGGCCAGGGAGCCACCCAAGCCTTGACGTTGGCTGGGGCCACCAAGCCTGCAGGGTACGCAGACAGCGGCCTGGATTACCTGCTGTGGCCGCAGaaaccacccccaccaccaccccagccaCTGCGTGCCTACAGTGGGAGCACGGTGGCCAGCAAGTCCCCCGAGGCTTGTGGGGGCCGGGCATATGAGCGGGCCAGCGGGTCACCCCTCAACTGTGGCGTGGGGCTGCCCACCAGCTTCACCGTGGGCCAGTACTTTGCAGCCCCCTGGAACAGTGTGCTGGTGACCCCCACCAGCGACTGCTACAACCCGGCGGCGGCAGTGGCAGTCACGGAGCTGGGGCCGGGGGCAGCCCGGGAGCTGGCTGGGCCTCCCGCAGATGCCCTCTCGGGCCTGCCCAGCAAGAGTGTGTGCAACACATCGGTGCTGAGCAGCAGCCTGCAGTCGCTGGAGTATCTCATCAATGACATCCGGCCACCCTGCATCAAGGAGCAGATGCTGGGCAAGGGCTATGAGACGGTGGCTGTGCCCCGGCTACTCGACCACCAGCATGCCCACATCCGCCTACCCGTCTACAGATAA
- the FAM222A gene encoding protein FAM222A isoform X3 has translation MHSSRYPSPAELDAYAEKVANSPLSIKIFPTNIRVPQHKHLSRTVNGYDTSGQRYSPYPQHTTGYQGLLAIVKAAVSSSSTAAPAGPAKSVLKSAEGKRTKLSPAAVQVGIAPYPAPSTLGPLAYPKPPEAPAPPPGLPAAATAASVIPLPGRGLPLPPSNLPSIHSLLYQLNQQCQAPGAAPPACQGVAVPHPSPAKHGPVPSFPSMAYSAAAGLPDCRKGTELGQGATQALTLAGATKPAGYADSGLDYLLWPQKPPPPPPQPLRAYSGSTVASKSPEACGGRAYERASGSPLNCGVGLPTSFTVGQYFAAPWNSVLVTPTSDCYNPAAAVAVTELGPGAARELAGPPADALSGLPSKSVCNTSVLSSSLQSLEYLINDIRPPCIKEQMLGKGYETVAVPRLLDHQHAHIRLPVYR, from the coding sequence ATGCATTCCTCCCGCTACCCAAGCCCGGCAGAACTGGACGCCTATGCCGAGAAGGTGGCCAACAGCCCGCTGTCCATCAAGATCTTCCCCACCAACATCCGTGTGCCCCAGCACAAGCACCTCAGCCGCACAGTCAATGGCTATGACACCAGTGGCCAGCGCTACAGCCCCTACCCACAGCACACCACTGGCTACCAGGGCCTTCTGGCCATTGTCAAGGCCGCGGTTTCCTCCTCCAGCACGGCCGCACCAGCTGGGCCCGCCAAAAGTGTGCTCAAGAGCGCCGAGGGCAAGCGGACCAAGCTGTCACCGGCCGCCGTGCAGGTGGGCATTGCGCCCTACCCAGCGCCCAGCACTCTGGGGCCCTTGGCCTACCCCAAGCCACCTGAGGCGCCTGCTCCACCACCCGGCCTGCCTGCAGCCGCCACTGCCGCCTCCGTCATCcccctgccaggccggggcctgCCCCTGCCACCTTCCAACCTGCCCTCCATCCACAGCCTCCTCTACCAGCTCAACCAGCAGTGCCAGGCCCCGGGCGCCGCACCCCCTGCCTGCCAGGGCGTGGCTGTTCCCCATCCCAGCCCTGCCAAGCACGGCCCAGTGCCCAGCTTCCCGAGCATGGCCTACTCGGCCGCAGCCGGTCTGCCCGACTGCCGGAAAGGCACTGAGCTGGGCCAGGGAGCCACCCAAGCCTTGACGTTGGCTGGGGCCACCAAGCCTGCAGGGTACGCAGACAGCGGCCTGGATTACCTGCTGTGGCCGCAGaaaccacccccaccaccaccccagccaCTGCGTGCCTACAGTGGGAGCACGGTGGCCAGCAAGTCCCCCGAGGCTTGTGGGGGCCGGGCATATGAGCGGGCCAGCGGGTCACCCCTCAACTGTGGCGTGGGGCTGCCCACCAGCTTCACCGTGGGCCAGTACTTTGCAGCCCCCTGGAACAGTGTGCTGGTGACCCCCACCAGCGACTGCTACAACCCGGCGGCGGCAGTGGCAGTCACGGAGCTGGGGCCGGGGGCAGCCCGGGAGCTGGCTGGGCCTCCCGCAGATGCCCTCTCGGGCCTGCCCAGCAAGAGTGTGTGCAACACATCGGTGCTGAGCAGCAGCCTGCAGTCGCTGGAGTATCTCATCAATGACATCCGGCCACCCTGCATCAAGGAGCAGATGCTGGGCAAGGGCTATGAGACGGTGGCTGTGCCCCGGCTACTCGACCACCAGCATGCCCACATCCGCCTACCCGTCTACAGATAA